Proteins from a genomic interval of Enterobacter sp. JBIWA008:
- a CDS encoding tripartite tricarboxylate transporter substrate binding protein: MMNNKLYKLFLMLIFAISQVFFVSAFAESEIYPSKMIRLIVPFPPGGGADISGRIMAQHLSRELKVKVIVENKPGAGGNIGAFYVSKARSDGYTLLVSTLGPSVTNKIIYPKAGFDPELDLIPVALYSRTPMALVVNKSSPFNSVQDLVNTSKNSDAGLVYGSGGRGSTSHLGIELLKEMTGMKLTHIPYKGSAPALIDLIGGRLDFTLDSLPSVTPHIHSGNIKILAVAEKWRLKDLPDVPVLSEIPDLYNYEASGWVGLFAPKNTPPEVISVIARALTQPVDKIWIKGRLENIGAIYVGADTQEFKVFLNNEVKKWTPLAEKNSSK, translated from the coding sequence ATGATGAACAACAAATTATATAAATTATTTTTGATGCTTATATTTGCCATTAGTCAAGTTTTTTTCGTATCGGCTTTTGCTGAATCTGAAATTTACCCATCAAAAATGATAAGGTTGATAGTTCCTTTTCCTCCAGGTGGTGGTGCTGATATTTCTGGTCGTATAATGGCACAGCATTTATCTCGTGAGTTGAAGGTTAAAGTTATTGTTGAAAATAAACCTGGTGCAGGCGGGAATATAGGGGCGTTTTATGTATCAAAAGCTCGTTCAGATGGTTACACACTTTTGGTAAGCACATTAGGCCCCAGTGTTACTAACAAAATAATTTATCCAAAAGCAGGATTTGATCCTGAGCTCGACCTTATCCCTGTTGCTCTTTATTCCAGAACACCGATGGCTTTAGTTGTAAATAAGTCCTCTCCATTTAACAGTGTACAAGACTTAGTGAACACTTCCAAAAATAGTGATGCAGGACTTGTTTATGGTAGTGGAGGTCGGGGCTCTACTTCACATTTGGGTATTGAGTTGTTAAAAGAGATGACTGGTATGAAACTTACCCATATCCCGTATAAGGGAAGCGCACCCGCATTGATCGATCTCATAGGCGGTCGTTTAGATTTTACGCTAGATAGTCTTCCTTCTGTAACTCCACATATTCACTCAGGCAATATAAAAATTCTTGCAGTTGCCGAAAAATGGCGCCTCAAGGATCTACCAGATGTGCCAGTTCTTTCTGAGATTCCTGATTTATATAACTATGAAGCGTCAGGATGGGTTGGTTTATTTGCTCCAAAAAACACTCCCCCTGAAGTAATATCGGTTATCGCGCGTGCTTTGACTCAGCCAGTCGATAAGATATGGATCAAGGGTAGATTAGAAAATATAGGAGCTATTTATGTTGGTGCTGACACACAGGAATTTAAAGTTTTTTTAAATAATGAAGTTAAAAAGTGGACGCCGCTTGCTGAAAAAAACAGCTCAAAATAA
- a CDS encoding delta(1)-pyrroline-2-carboxylate reductase family protein, with translation MSLKVCLPWKKPGKIEKITRNAKETAHLIGHLALFNSLEKVCREYGEGKISCPPRTYISLPEHGHLFSMVASAHDITVHKLILVNPNNRKRDLPLVHSEVRVYDSKSGESILLLDGPTVTERRTAVLSAVGMRHLCSAPPSEGMLIGTGKLAISHLQAFNILFPNMSFWIKATSEAKAKEFCRKHSSIGVELRPCTSNVVPESVDVVITMTSSTNPVYSEPAIAGRLLIGVGTCNPNASEIFADTVRSSQVVIDEKTGGINEAGDLLQAKIDWSEVHSLSDILTSQPDFSRPIFFKTVGCAAWDLAAARVAIDTAR, from the coding sequence ATGAGTTTAAAAGTGTGTTTACCCTGGAAAAAACCTGGAAAAATAGAAAAAATTACTCGGAATGCTAAAGAGACTGCACATCTTATCGGGCATTTAGCACTATTTAATTCGCTTGAAAAGGTTTGCCGTGAATATGGCGAAGGGAAAATATCTTGCCCTCCACGCACCTATATATCCTTGCCTGAACACGGACATCTTTTTTCGATGGTTGCTAGTGCCCATGATATAACTGTACACAAACTAATCCTCGTTAATCCCAACAACCGCAAGCGAGATTTACCGCTAGTACATAGTGAGGTAAGGGTTTACGATTCAAAAAGTGGCGAATCAATATTATTACTGGATGGGCCTACAGTAACAGAAAGGCGTACAGCGGTATTAAGTGCAGTTGGTATGCGGCATCTCTGTTCTGCTCCGCCTTCTGAGGGAATGTTAATCGGTACGGGAAAACTGGCAATAAGTCACTTACAGGCATTTAATATATTGTTTCCTAATATGAGTTTTTGGATTAAAGCAACAAGTGAGGCTAAAGCTAAAGAGTTTTGCCGTAAACATTCTTCGATTGGTGTGGAATTACGCCCATGCACTAGTAACGTTGTCCCTGAGTCTGTAGATGTAGTTATAACTATGACTAGCAGTACTAATCCTGTTTATTCTGAACCAGCAATCGCTGGACGATTGCTTATTGGTGTAGGAACATGTAATCCAAATGCTTCTGAGATTTTTGCTGATACAGTACGTTCCAGTCAGGTGGTTATAGATGAAAAAACAGGCGGCATAAATGAGGCGGGTGATTTGCTTCAAGCGAAAATTGATTGGTCGGAGGTTCATTCGCTTTCCGATATTTTGACATCTCAACCTGATTTTTCACGCCCCATTTTTTTTAAGACTGTCGGTTGTGCCGCCTGGGATTTAGCAGCAGCTAGAGTTGCTATTGATACAGCTAGATAA
- a CDS encoding tripartite tricarboxylate transporter TctB family protein yields the protein MKSKKREWASSVVIFSIAIITLYGGLSYPRGTLENMGPGFFPLIIGGSMVVISIIMVAVPISQDKIEKVSTQELRAFFFLVGGFLAFVILGIYCGLVPATFSIVFISALGDKNNSPLSALILSLASVIAMLLFAFALQIQLPFFREM from the coding sequence TTGAAAAGTAAAAAAAGAGAGTGGGCTTCATCAGTGGTTATATTTTCAATCGCTATCATTACTCTGTATGGCGGACTTAGCTACCCGAGAGGAACATTAGAAAATATGGGGCCGGGTTTTTTTCCTTTAATTATAGGTGGGAGCATGGTTGTCATAAGTATAATCATGGTTGCAGTACCTATAAGTCAAGATAAGATCGAAAAAGTCTCCACGCAAGAATTACGAGCTTTCTTCTTCCTTGTTGGTGGTTTTTTAGCTTTCGTGATATTGGGCATTTATTGTGGTCTAGTACCTGCAACTTTCTCGATAGTGTTCATATCAGCACTAGGGGATAAAAATAATTCTCCGTTATCTGCGTTGATACTGTCCTTGGCAAGTGTTATTGCAATGTTACTCTTTGCATTTGCTCTTCAAATTCAGCTTCCATTTTTCCGCGAGATGTAA
- a CDS encoding tripartite tricarboxylate transporter permease has product MNNIISLFDGFLVALEPINLLYSFIGVFLGNVVGVLPGIGPLAAISILLPITYNLDPTAALMMLAGLYYGAQYGGAITSILLNIPGVTSHAVTCFDGYPMAKKGLAAQALLISMFASFIGASVGIILIILFTPFLTGIAFKFGAVEYTSILMLGLLLASTVSVSSPLKGIAMMLLGLVAGLIGTDINSGIVRFSFGFAELNDGIAVVAIAMGLFGISDVLRNANRDNNRETVDSNISIKSMRLNRNGRKKSIMPILRGSVIGSLFGILPGTGSTIASFMSYAIEKKISLSPRRFGHGAIEGVAGPEAANSAAAQTAFIPTMSIGVPGDAVMALMLGALMIQNIQPGPQLINEYPLIFWGLIASFWVGNLLLLILNVPLIGCWTKMLSIPYRLIFPIVLFLICIGVYSTNANIFDVLIALAIGVFSYSLSRLGFQPAPLLLGFVLGPIFEENLRRAMLLSRGDVAVFLTNPISVMCLFIVVIVLIYNVRRKLILSYDVK; this is encoded by the coding sequence ATGAATAATATTATTAGCCTTTTTGACGGCTTTCTTGTAGCATTAGAGCCAATTAATTTACTATACTCCTTTATAGGGGTTTTTCTTGGAAATGTCGTAGGGGTCTTGCCTGGGATTGGTCCGCTTGCTGCTATTTCTATTCTATTGCCGATTACTTATAATCTAGATCCTACTGCTGCTCTGATGATGTTAGCTGGTCTATATTATGGGGCTCAATATGGCGGGGCAATAACATCTATTTTATTGAATATTCCTGGTGTTACATCGCATGCAGTTACTTGTTTTGATGGATATCCTATGGCCAAAAAAGGTCTTGCTGCACAAGCATTGTTGATTTCAATGTTTGCATCTTTTATCGGCGCATCTGTAGGTATTATTCTCATAATATTATTCACTCCTTTTTTAACAGGTATTGCATTCAAATTTGGAGCGGTAGAATATACTTCTATTTTAATGCTTGGTCTCTTGCTGGCATCGACTGTTTCTGTGAGCTCGCCATTAAAAGGTATTGCGATGATGCTTTTAGGTTTGGTTGCTGGACTCATCGGTACAGATATTAATTCTGGAATTGTTAGGTTTTCGTTTGGGTTTGCAGAACTCAATGATGGGATTGCAGTTGTTGCGATCGCTATGGGACTTTTTGGAATTTCCGATGTCCTGCGTAATGCTAACCGCGATAATAATCGGGAAACCGTCGACTCCAATATATCTATAAAGTCAATGCGACTAAATCGAAATGGGAGAAAAAAGTCAATAATGCCGATTCTCAGAGGCTCAGTAATAGGTTCATTATTTGGTATATTGCCTGGAACGGGCTCAACTATAGCATCATTTATGTCCTATGCAATTGAAAAAAAAATATCATTATCGCCAAGGCGTTTTGGCCATGGAGCAATTGAAGGTGTTGCAGGTCCAGAAGCGGCGAACAGTGCTGCTGCACAAACTGCGTTTATTCCGACTATGAGTATCGGTGTTCCAGGAGATGCTGTAATGGCGCTTATGCTTGGTGCGCTAATGATCCAAAATATTCAGCCAGGTCCTCAATTAATAAACGAGTATCCGTTAATTTTTTGGGGGCTTATAGCCAGTTTCTGGGTTGGGAATTTATTACTTTTAATTCTTAATGTACCTCTAATTGGATGCTGGACTAAGATGCTATCTATTCCTTATAGACTAATATTTCCTATTGTACTCTTCTTAATATGTATCGGTGTATATAGCACGAATGCAAATATTTTTGATGTTTTGATTGCGCTGGCTATTGGCGTTTTTAGTTATTCTTTATCTCGCCTAGGATTTCAACCTGCTCCTTTACTTCTGGGCTTTGTTCTTGGTCCAATATTCGAAGAGAATTTACGGCGAGCTATGCTGCTATCACGAGGAGATGTCGCTGTATTTTTAACTAATCCTATTAGTGTGATGTGTTTATTTATTGTTGTGATTGTATTGATTTATAATGTTCGGAGGAAATTAATCCTCAGCTATGACGTTAAATAA
- a CDS encoding alpha/beta hydrolase, translated as MEISTEKISNGIVLTLRSPSDSTKSPVIILCHGFCGIREFLLPDFAEAFTRAGFSTITFDYRGFGDSDGERGRLVPAMQIDDIISVVNWAREQPSLDAQRIGLWGTSFGGCHVFGAAVRSQGVKCIVSQLAFADGEGIVTGNMNKEEKEAFVSTLDKMAEKQKSTGKEMFVGVNRVLSDTESKSFFEENITQHPKMDIKIPFLTVRETFLYKPAFNASLVTCPTLIVIAGQDTVNPPEQGRALFDAVGAKEKRLYEVSSARHYDFYAGEHLKQVISIQTEWFKTHL; from the coding sequence ATGGAAATTTCAACAGAAAAAATTTCTAACGGCATCGTTCTGACGCTTCGTTCTCCCTCCGACAGTACAAAAAGCCCGGTGATCATTTTGTGCCATGGCTTCTGTGGTATCAGAGAATTTTTGCTACCTGATTTTGCTGAAGCATTTACCCGCGCCGGATTCTCCACCATCACGTTTGATTATCGTGGTTTTGGGGACAGTGACGGCGAACGCGGACGCCTGGTCCCTGCTATGCAAATTGACGATATTATCTCCGTTGTTAACTGGGCAAGAGAACAGCCATCCCTTGATGCCCAGCGTATTGGCCTGTGGGGAACATCATTTGGAGGATGCCACGTATTTGGTGCGGCGGTCAGAAGCCAGGGAGTTAAATGTATTGTCAGTCAGTTGGCTTTTGCAGACGGTGAAGGAATAGTTACCGGGAATATGAATAAGGAAGAGAAAGAAGCTTTTGTTTCAACCCTTGACAAGATGGCTGAAAAGCAGAAGAGCACCGGTAAAGAAATGTTCGTGGGGGTCAATCGGGTACTGAGCGATACAGAATCGAAGTCATTTTTTGAAGAAAATATAACGCAACATCCAAAGATGGACATTAAAATACCATTCCTTACGGTGCGCGAAACTTTTCTGTATAAACCCGCATTTAATGCCTCACTGGTGACGTGCCCAACCCTGATCGTTATTGCTGGTCAGGATACGGTTAATCCACCGGAGCAGGGACGAGCCTTATTTGACGCTGTGGGTGCCAAAGAAAAAAGGCTATATGAGGTAAGCAGTGCACGTCATTACGATTTTTATGCAGGAGAGCATCTTAAGCAGGTTATCAGCATTCAGACAGAATGGTTTAAAACGCACTTGTAA
- a CDS encoding helix-turn-helix domain-containing protein, with product MMNTEITPQQKLENIIRSLREQRSIMVSGREDIAMTLRAHPTVFFLEEGRASLRLKSNGYIIADFTAPAVLGLELLCGHEPDTTLAVQDSARLIQVLSSDLAAEIELSGMWHDVFSILADNARHVRDNLAISAFGSNYHIVRHHLLALSNGDGGLLKQESFHRYISERSTVSRSTLYKVIRSLQAGQYITMERGKLIELRHLPKNY from the coding sequence ATGATGAATACTGAAATCACTCCGCAGCAGAAACTTGAGAACATCATTCGCTCCCTCCGGGAACAAAGGAGCATTATGGTCTCCGGGCGGGAAGATATAGCCATGACACTGCGCGCCCATCCCACTGTCTTCTTTCTCGAGGAGGGGCGAGCCTCCCTTCGCCTTAAAAGTAATGGCTACATTATCGCCGACTTCACGGCGCCCGCGGTGCTTGGTCTTGAGCTGCTCTGTGGTCATGAACCTGATACAACCTTGGCCGTCCAGGATTCAGCTCGTCTTATTCAGGTGCTGTCTTCTGACCTTGCTGCGGAAATTGAGCTGTCGGGGATGTGGCATGATGTCTTCAGCATTCTTGCGGACAATGCGCGGCATGTGCGGGATAATCTCGCCATCAGTGCGTTCGGCAGCAATTACCACATCGTTCGCCACCATCTTCTTGCCCTGAGCAACGGTGACGGGGGCCTCCTGAAGCAGGAATCGTTTCACCGGTATATCAGCGAGCGTTCAACCGTCTCCCGCAGCACTCTGTACAAGGTTATCAGGAGCCTGCAGGCTGGGCAGTACATTACCATGGAAAGAGGAAAACTGATTGAGCTTCGACATCTCCCAAAAAATTATTAA
- a CDS encoding inverse autotransporter beta domain-containing protein: MKKNLIRKTALATLLVQFLSPLSVAFTPAIASAAQSNRDTTATADVNDNQAAARLARAASRAGTFLSNAPDTDAAASLASASASGYASAEVQQWLSQFGTARTTIDVDKDFSLKGSSLDLLVPLHDSPDLLTFAQGGIRRADDRTQSSLGLGVRSFGPDSMLGASAFIDHDLSRSHTRAGLGIEYWRDNLRLGANSYMRLSGWKDSPDVTDYLERPANGWDITARGWLPSLPQLGASLGFERYYGKEVGLFGHSNRQKDPYAATAGLNWTPFPLLTLNAGQRQGKGSASDSRLGLELRYTPGVSWTHQTSPDSVAALRSLSGARHDLVERNSNIVLEYKKKEVIFLKTQEQVTGYAGEQKPLSVEIKSRHPAERIEWQSPELEAAGGIIMSSGPYSHAVILPAWQPGRAVHGNTYTVRGVAVDSRGNRSAASSTRVVVSQAAISPALSGLSLSSLNLVPDGTSAQKVTLTLRDAAGNPVDVDESEIVTERSDNTNKNAARAARGLARVGHFVRISAGSYDLTVTPGTKEEHFTLTPYVRGYSAGTITVNISQTLSDANSSLVVGQPVTDTDTQVPVMLTLRDEASIPINGQKVRFSSGQDGVTFSDVQESAGGVYTATMRATRTGVVTVSAIVNGIQLAQPQATVTVKAGSVSQTTSTLKTDRTGYASHEDVVLTLTLKDASGNSVTEVDLASATFTGPGLQEKEGSAWTQAGGVWTRTFTATRAGTGLTASVTLGDRTVTSAAYTITAGAASAANSTLAVSGGANGTFTAGDEMTVTFTPRDAQDNPATITAETADTITVAGAAPAEGSAWTQAGGVWTRTFTATRAGTGLTASVTLGDRTVTSAAYTITAGAASAANSTLAVSGGANGTFTAGDEMTVTFTPRDAQDNPATITAETADTITVAGAAPAEGSAWTQAGGVWTRTFTATRAGTGLTASVTLGDRTVTSAAYTITAGAASAANSTLAVSGGANGTFTAGDEMTVTFTPRDAQDNPATITAETADTITVAGAAPAEGSAWTQAGGVWTRTFTATRAGTGLTASVTLGDRTVTSAAYTITAGAASAANSTLAVSGGANGTFTAGDEMTVTFTPRDAQDNPATITAETADTITVAGAAPAEGSAWTQADGVWTRTFTATTADTGLTAGITLGDGSITSAAYTITAGAASAANSTLAVSGGANGTFTAGDEMTVTFTPRDAQDNPATITAETADTITVAGAAPAEGSAWTQADGVWTRTFTATTADTGLTAGITLGDGSITSAAYTITAGAASAANSTLAVSGGANGTFTAGDEMTVTFTPRDAQDNPATITAETADTITVAGAAPAEGSAWTQAGGVWTRTFTATRAGTGLTASVTLGDRTVTSAAYTITAGAASAANSTLAVSGGANGTFTAGDEMTVTFTPRDAQDNPATITAETADTITVAGAAPAAGSAWTQAGGVWTRTFTATRAGTGLTASVTLGDRTVTSAAYTITAGAVSAATSTLAVSGGANGTFRVGDEMTVTFIPRDAQYNPATITAETADTITVAGAAPAAGSAWTQADGVWTRTFTATTADTGLTAGITLGDGSITSAEYSVAAGAVSAATSTLAVSGGANGTFRVGDEMTVIFTPRDAFNNPTNIDPTVLGILVNLEGAVQAEGSTWTQVDDGVWTTIFIATTATEEGALMTGGFMLADGGISTAPYTITAGATN, encoded by the coding sequence GTGAAAAAAAATCTTATTCGGAAAACCGCACTCGCCACACTTTTGGTGCAGTTTTTATCTCCATTATCTGTTGCCTTTACCCCGGCTATTGCCTCTGCCGCTCAGTCAAACCGCGACACCACCGCGACCGCCGACGTGAACGACAATCAGGCAGCCGCACGCCTTGCCCGGGCCGCATCCCGGGCAGGGACCTTTTTGAGCAACGCCCCGGATACCGATGCCGCTGCATCACTCGCCAGTGCAAGCGCCAGCGGGTACGCCAGTGCCGAAGTCCAGCAGTGGCTCAGCCAGTTCGGCACGGCGCGCACCACCATTGACGTTGATAAGGACTTCTCACTGAAGGGCTCCTCTCTCGACCTGCTGGTGCCACTGCACGACTCGCCTGACCTGCTCACCTTTGCCCAGGGCGGTATCCGCCGGGCGGACGACCGCACGCAGTCCTCCCTCGGCCTCGGCGTGCGCAGCTTCGGGCCCGACAGCATGCTCGGCGCCAGCGCCTTTATCGACCACGACCTCTCCCGCAGCCACACCCGGGCGGGGCTCGGTATTGAATACTGGCGCGACAACCTCCGCCTTGGCGCCAACAGCTACATGCGCCTATCGGGCTGGAAGGACTCCCCGGACGTCACCGACTACCTTGAGCGTCCTGCAAACGGCTGGGACATTACCGCCCGCGGCTGGCTTCCTTCCCTGCCGCAGCTCGGCGCCTCGCTGGGCTTTGAGCGCTACTACGGTAAAGAGGTGGGCCTGTTCGGACACAGCAACCGCCAGAAGGACCCTTATGCCGCCACTGCAGGCCTGAACTGGACGCCGTTCCCGCTGCTCACCCTGAACGCCGGGCAGCGTCAGGGCAAGGGCTCGGCCAGCGACTCCCGCCTGGGTCTTGAGCTGCGCTACACCCCGGGTGTATCCTGGACGCATCAGACCAGTCCTGACTCCGTCGCCGCACTGCGTAGTCTGAGCGGTGCTCGCCATGACCTTGTCGAGCGCAACAGCAACATTGTCCTCGAGTACAAAAAGAAAGAGGTCATATTCCTGAAGACCCAGGAGCAGGTCACTGGCTACGCTGGCGAGCAGAAGCCCCTGAGCGTGGAGATAAAGAGCCGGCATCCTGCTGAGCGCATTGAGTGGCAGTCGCCAGAGCTGGAGGCGGCCGGAGGGATTATCATGTCTTCCGGCCCGTATTCTCACGCTGTTATACTACCGGCCTGGCAGCCGGGAAGAGCTGTCCACGGCAATACCTATACGGTACGCGGCGTTGCCGTGGACAGCCGGGGCAACCGCTCTGCCGCGTCCAGCACCCGCGTTGTCGTTTCACAGGCAGCCATCAGTCCCGCACTGTCGGGCCTGAGCCTTTCGTCGCTTAATCTGGTCCCGGACGGCACCAGTGCGCAGAAAGTCACCCTCACCCTGCGCGATGCAGCCGGCAATCCGGTTGACGTGGACGAAAGTGAGATTGTTACGGAACGCAGCGATAATACCAACAAAAACGCAGCGCGGGCTGCACGCGGTCTCGCCCGGGTGGGGCATTTCGTACGTATCTCTGCCGGCAGCTATGACCTGACGGTTACTCCGGGAACGAAGGAGGAGCACTTCACGCTGACTCCGTATGTGCGCGGCTACAGCGCCGGCACCATCACTGTCAACATCAGCCAGACTCTGAGTGATGCTAACTCCTCACTGGTGGTCGGGCAGCCTGTTACCGACACAGATACGCAGGTGCCTGTAATGCTTACGCTGCGTGATGAGGCGAGCATTCCGATTAACGGCCAGAAGGTGAGATTCAGCAGCGGTCAGGACGGCGTCACCTTCTCTGACGTGCAGGAGTCTGCTGGCGGGGTTTACACTGCCACTATGCGCGCCACGCGGACGGGCGTAGTGACGGTGAGCGCTATTGTGAACGGCATCCAGCTGGCGCAGCCGCAGGCCACCGTCACCGTGAAAGCGGGCTCTGTCTCGCAGACCACTTCAACCCTGAAAACAGACCGTACAGGTTATGCCAGTCATGAGGACGTGGTACTGACACTGACTCTGAAGGATGCATCCGGCAACAGTGTGACGGAGGTGGATCTTGCCTCTGCCACATTTACTGGTCCGGGGCTACAGGAGAAGGAGGGCTCAGCCTGGACGCAGGCCGGCGGCGTCTGGACCCGCACCTTCACCGCGACGAGGGCGGGCACCGGCCTGACGGCCAGCGTCACGCTGGGCGACAGAACCGTCACCTCCGCCGCGTACACCATCACGGCGGGCGCGGCTTCTGCGGCCAACTCCACCCTTGCCGTCAGCGGCGGCGCTAACGGCACGTTCACTGCCGGAGACGAGATGACCGTCACCTTCACCCCGCGCGACGCGCAGGATAACCCGGCGACCATCACGGCTGAGACTGCGGACACCATCACCGTGGCGGGCGCCGCGCCGGCCGAGGGCTCAGCCTGGACGCAGGCCGGCGGCGTCTGGACCCGCACCTTCACCGCGACGAGGGCGGGCACCGGCCTGACGGCCAGCGTCACGCTGGGCGACAGAACCGTCACCTCCGCCGCGTACACCATCACGGCGGGCGCGGCTTCTGCGGCCAACTCCACCCTTGCCGTCAGCGGCGGCGCTAACGGCACGTTCACTGCCGGAGACGAGATGACCGTCACCTTCACCCCGCGCGACGCGCAGGATAACCCGGCGACCATCACGGCTGAGACTGCGGACACCATCACCGTGGCGGGCGCCGCGCCGGCCGAGGGCTCAGCCTGGACGCAGGCCGGCGGCGTCTGGACCCGCACCTTCACCGCGACGAGGGCGGGCACCGGCCTGACGGCCAGCGTCACGCTGGGCGACAGAACCGTCACCTCCGCCGCGTACACCATCACGGCGGGCGCGGCTTCTGCGGCCAACTCCACCCTTGCCGTCAGCGGCGGCGCTAACGGCACGTTCACTGCCGGAGACGAGATGACCGTCACCTTCACCCCGCGCGACGCGCAGGATAACCCGGCGACCATCACGGCTGAGACTGCGGACACCATCACCGTGGCGGGCGCCGCGCCGGCCGAGGGCTCAGCCTGGACGCAGGCCGGCGGCGTCTGGACCCGCACCTTCACCGCGACGAGGGCGGGCACCGGCCTGACGGCCAGCGTCACGCTGGGCGACAGAACCGTCACCTCCGCCGCGTACACCATCACGGCGGGCGCGGCTTCTGCGGCCAACTCCACCCTTGCCGTCAGCGGCGGCGCTAACGGCACGTTCACTGCCGGAGACGAGATGACCGTCACCTTCACCCCGCGCGACGCGCAGGATAACCCGGCGACCATCACGGCTGAGACTGCGGACACCATCACCGTGGCGGGCGCCGCGCCGGCCGAGGGCTCAGCCTGGACGCAGGCCGACGGCGTCTGGACCCGCACCTTCACCGCGACGACGGCGGACACCGGCCTGACGGCCGGCATCACGCTGGGCGACGGAAGCATCACCTCCGCCGCGTACACCATCACGGCGGGCGCGGCTTCTGCGGCCAACTCCACCCTTGCCGTCAGCGGCGGCGCTAACGGCACGTTCACTGCCGGAGACGAGATGACCGTCACCTTCACCCCGCGCGACGCGCAGGATAACCCGGCGACCATCACGGCTGAGACTGCGGACACCATCACCGTGGCGGGCGCCGCGCCGGCCGAGGGCTCAGCCTGGACGCAGGCCGACGGCGTCTGGACCCGCACCTTCACCGCGACGACGGCGGACACCGGCCTGACGGCCGGCATCACGCTGGGCGACGGAAGCATCACCTCCGCCGCGTACACCATCACGGCGGGCGCGGCTTCTGCGGCCAACTCCACCCTTGCCGTCAGCGGCGGCGCTAACGGCACGTTCACTGCCGGAGACGAGATGACCGTCACCTTCACCCCGCGCGACGCGCAGGATAACCCGGCGACCATCACGGCTGAGACTGCGGACACCATCACCGTGGCGGGCGCCGCGCCGGCCGAGGGCTCAGCCTGGACGCAGGCCGGCGGCGTCTGGACCCGCACCTTCACCGCGACGAGGGCGGGCACCGGCCTGACGGCCAGCGTCACGCTGGGCGACAGAACCGTCACCTCCGCCGCGTACACCATCACGGCGGGCGCGGCTTCTGCGGCCAACTCCACCCTTGCCGTCAGCGGCGGCGCTAACGGCACGTTCACTGCCGGAGACGAGATGACCGTCACCTTCACCCCGCGCGACGCGCAGGATAACCCGGCGACCATCACGGCTGAGACTGCGGACACCATCACCGTGGCGGGCGCCGCGCCGGCCGCGGGCTCAGCCTGGACGCAGGCCGGCGGCGTCTGGACCCGCACCTTCACCGCGACGAGGGCGGGCACCGGCCTGACGGCCAGCGTCACGCTGGGCGACAGAACCGTCACCTCCGCCGCGTACACCATCACGGCGGGCGCGGTTTCTGCGGCCACCTCCACCCTTGCCGTCAGCGGCGGCGCTAACGGCACGTTCAGGGTTGGAGACGAGATGACCGTCACCTTCATCCCGCGCGACGCGCAGTATAACCCGGCGACCATCACGGCTGAGACTGCGGACACCATCACCGTGGCGGGCGCCGCGCCGGCCGCGGGCTCAGCCTGGACGCAGGCCGACGGCGTCTGGACCCGCACCTTCACCGCGACGACGGCGGACACCGGCCTGACGGCCGGCATCACGCTGGGCGACGGAAGCATCACCTCCGCCGAGTACTCCGTCGCGGCGGGCGCGGTTTCTGCGGCCACCTCCACCCTTGCCGTCAGCGGCGGCGCTAACGGCACGTTCAGGGTTGGAGACGAGATGACCGTCATCTTCACCCCGCGCGACGCGTTTAACAACCCGACGAACATAGATCCTACAGTTCTGGGGATTCTGGTGAACCTCGAGGGCGCCGTGCAGGCCGAGGGCTCAACCTGGACGCAGGTCGACGACGGCGTCTGGACCACCATCTTCATCGCGACGACCGCGACGGAGGAGGGCGCCTTAATGACGGGCGGCTTCATGCTGGCCGACGGAGGCATCAGCACCGCCCCGTACACTATTACGGCGGGTGCCACGAACTAA